Genomic window (Croceicoccus sp. Ery15):
GCTGGCGGAACGCGACATCGACGCGCGGATCGATCATCGCAGCCTGGAGGCGCAGGGCATTGCGCTGGAGCCGCAGGACAAGATCGGCCCCGCAGCCTCGCGCATTGGCGGGCGAGGACTGGAAGCCGAGCGGATCGAAGAACACCGCGCCATCGCCCAGCGCAATGGAGAGCGGATTATTGCCAGCCCGGTGCTGGCGCTCGATGCAATCACGCACCAGCAGGCGACGTTCACTAAGCGCGATCTCGCGGCCTTCGTTCACCGACACAGCGATGGCAAGGAGCAGTTCGACGCGGCCTACTATGCGGTGCGCAGTTCGCCCGACCTGATTGCGCTGGGCAAGGACGGACGCGGGCAGGATCGGTTCACGTCGCGGGCAATGATCGAGACCGAACAACGCCTGCATCACGCCGCCGACACGATGGCGCAGCGCACCAAGCATAATGTCAGCAACGCTCAGCGGAACGACGCTTTCGCCAGTGCTGCGAAGCGCGGCTTGGTACTCTCCGGCGAACAGAAATCCGCCTTCGAGCACGTGACCAAGAAGGGCGGCCTTGCCGTGGTCGTTGGCTACGCAGGAACGGGCAAAAGCGCGATGCTGGGCGTCGCGCGCGAGGCATGGGAAAGCGCGGGCTACCATGTTCGCGGCGCAGCGCTTTCCGGCATTGCTGCCGAGGGGTTGGAGAACGGCTCCGGTATCGCATCTCGCACTATCGCCAGCCTTGAGCATCAATGGGGCAAGGGGCGAGAGAATCTGACTGCCAAGGATGTGCTCGTCATCGACGAAGCGGGGATGGTCGGCACACGCCAGATGGAGCGCGTTTTGTCCCATGCCGCCAAGGCCGGTGCGAAAGTGGTCCTGGTCGGTGACCAGCAGCAGCTTCAGGCCATCGAGGCAGGCGCAGCCTTCCGGGCTATCCATGAACGCCACGGCGGTGTCGAGATCAGCGAGGTCCGCCGCCAGCTATCCGCATGGCAACAGGATGCCACCAGGCACCTCGCCACGGGCCGTACCGGCGAAGCACTCCAGGCCTACGAAGAACGTGGCATGGTCCATGCTGCCGACACACGTGAGGCGGCGCGCACGGCGCTGATCGAGCGGTGGAATAGCGAGCGACAGGGCAGCCCCGAAGACAGCCGGATCATCCTTACGCACACCAATGACGAGGTGCGCGAGCTGAACCAGATGGCACGCGGGAAGATGCGCGAGGCTGACGCTTTGGGCTCGGATGCCACGATCAAGGCGGCACGCGGCGAGCGGCAGTTCGCCAGCGGCGACCGCATCATCTTCCTGCGCAACGAGCGCGGGCTTGGGGTCAAGAACGGGACGCTCGGCACGGTCGCAATGGCTAGCGCGCAGCGCATGGCCGTGCGCACCGACGATGGCCGCGAGGTTGCGTTCGACACGAAGGATTATGCCCATATCGATCATGGCTACGCCGCCACCATCCACAAGGCGCAGGGCATGACGGTGGACCGCACCCATGTGCTCGCCACGCCCGGCATGGATAGCCATTCCGCATATGTCGCCATGTCGCGCCACCGCGACGGGATGGCGCTGCACTATGGGAGCGATGACTTTGCCGACCAGTCGAAACTTGTCCGCACGCTGAGCCGCGAGCGCGGAAAGGACATGGCGGGAGATTACCGCCCCAAGCAGGCCTTCGCCGAACTGCGTGGGATCAGCTTCCGCGAGCGGATCGTGCAGATGGTTCGGCAGGTGCCGGAGAAGACCAAATCGATCTTCGGAAATTTCCGTCCGCAGGCCCGTCAGCTTGAGCCGATTCCGGCGCAGGCAAACACGCAGAACGAGCAGCGCCGAGCGGTCGAACGCTACGCCCGCGCGCTTGGCGATATCGGCACGATGCAGGCCCAGGGCTTGCCCGTTCTTCCGCACCAGAAGGACGCGCTGGAGAAGGCAGGAAAGGCGCTCAGTGCGATCCGGCCCCATGCCGCCACCGATCTCGCCAAGGCGCTGGAGCGGCGTCCTGAACTAGTTGCAGAGGCCGCAGGCGGGCGCAGCCAGGAAGCCATGCGCGCCATGCAGCACGAAGCC
Coding sequences:
- the traA gene encoding Ti-type conjugative transfer relaxase TraA; translation: MAIFHFSAKVIGRSSGRSAVAAAAYRAGEQLHDERIDRTHDFTNKAGVLHSEVMLPKGAPEAFTDRANLWNAVEAAEKRKDAQLSREVEFALPRELSKKDNVKLAREFVKAEFVEKGMIADLNVHWDIGEDGKAKPHVHVMLTMREVTKDGFGAKVRDWNKTALIEQWRERWADHVNRALAERDIDARIDHRSLEAQGIALEPQDKIGPAASRIGGRGLEAERIEEHRAIAQRNGERIIASPVLALDAITHQQATFTKRDLAAFVHRHSDGKEQFDAAYYAVRSSPDLIALGKDGRGQDRFTSRAMIETEQRLHHAADTMAQRTKHNVSNAQRNDAFASAAKRGLVLSGEQKSAFEHVTKKGGLAVVVGYAGTGKSAMLGVAREAWESAGYHVRGAALSGIAAEGLENGSGIASRTIASLEHQWGKGRENLTAKDVLVIDEAGMVGTRQMERVLSHAAKAGAKVVLVGDQQQLQAIEAGAAFRAIHERHGGVEISEVRRQLSAWQQDATRHLATGRTGEALQAYEERGMVHAADTREAARTALIERWNSERQGSPEDSRIILTHTNDEVRELNQMARGKMREADALGSDATIKAARGERQFASGDRIIFLRNERGLGVKNGTLGTVAMASAQRMAVRTDDGREVAFDTKDYAHIDHGYAATIHKAQGMTVDRTHVLATPGMDSHSAYVAMSRHRDGMALHYGSDDFADQSKLVRTLSRERGKDMAGDYRPKQAFAELRGISFRERIVQMVRQVPEKTKSIFGNFRPQARQLEPIPAQANTQNEQRRAVERYARALGDIGTMQAQGLPVLPHQKDALEKAGKALSAIRPHAATDLAKALERRPELVAEAAGGRSQEAMRAMQHEAAVRTDPALRTERFVSDWQGLSTARKQLEQQGDRAGAARMSAKQNELAKTLERDPQVERLLRGKTRELGIDPKPERSIANELTATLSRERTRAFDMGI